The Sandaracinus amylolyticus genomic interval ACCGTGACCGCGGCATCCTCGGCGTGCTCGCGCTCGTCCCCGGCTCGCTGCTGACGCTCGCGATCGCGACGATCGTGATCGCCGGCGAGCCGACCGGCGCCGGCCTCGTGCTGCTCGCGGGGCACTTCGTGACGCAGTTCATCGTGCTGCTCGTCTACGCCGCGCTGCTGGTGAACGACGAGGGCCTCGATCCCCTCGGCCGCGCGCTCTTCGGCGCGACGTTCTTGTTCGGCGCGCCGGTCGCGCTGCCGGTCTACTACGTCCTGCGCGTGCTGATCCCGTCGCGCCCCGAGGTCCGCGGCCGCGCGATCGCGGTCCGGCTCGCGACCGCGACGGTCTAGCTCGACTGCGTCGCGTCCTCGCGCGCGCTGCCGCCCCGATCGATCGGCAGTCGCTGCGCGTTCCACGCGGTCATGCCGCCGCGCATCGACGCGACGCGCCCGAAGCCCAGCGCGCGCAGCTGCAGCGCCGCCTTGCCCGAGCGCCCGCCCGATCGACAGATCGCGACGATCGGCGCGCCGCGATCCCACGACTGCGCCTCGCGCTCGATCGTCGCGAGCGGCACGAGCTCGCTGCCGGGCACGTGCCCGAGCTCGCCGACGAACTCGCTCGGCTCGCGCACGTCGACGAGGCGCGCCGCGCCGGGATGCGTCGCGATCCACTCGGGCGCCAGCTCCGGGATCCCGCCTGCGCTCGTCTCGACCGGCGCCCACCGCGGCGCCTCGATCGGCTCCGGCGTCGCGGGCACGCCGCGCGGCACGCCGCACGCGAGGTTCGCCGGCAGCGCGACGTCGATCTTCTTCGGGTACGCGAGCTGGAGCTTCGCCATGATCGCGACGAACTCGGCCTCGCCGCGCCCGCCGCCGAGCCGCGGGTTGAGCCGCTTCTCCTCGCCGATCGACGTGACGGTGCGTCCTTTGTAGTCGTGCCCCGGGTACACGAGCGTCGTGTCGGGCAGCGTGAAGAGCTTCTCGTGCACCGAGCGATAGAGCGTCGGCGCGTCGCCCTGCTGGAAGTCGGTGCGGCCCGAGCCGCGGATCAGCAGCGCGTCGCCGGTGAACGCCATCGTGTGATCGCCGGTGACGTAGGTGAGGCAGCCGCTCGTGTGCCCGGGCGTCTCGCGCACCTCGAACTCGTGCGCGCCGAACCGGATGCGGTCGCCGTCCTTCACCAGCACGTCGGCGCACCCGACGCCCGCGCGCTCCGAGAGCACGGTGCGGCAGCCGAGCCGCTCGCGCAGCGTGCCCAGCGCCGTGACGTGATCGGCGTGGACGTGGGTGTCGAGCGCGTAGCGCAGCTCGAGCTCGAGGTCTCGCACCAGCGCGACGTCGCGCTCCACCTGCTCGAGCACGGGGTCGATGATCACCGCTTCGCGCGTCCGCTCGTCGGCGAGCAGGTAGGTGTACGTCGAGGACTCGTGGTCGAAGAGCTGTCGGAAGAGCATCGGAGCCACCTCTCGAAACGATGTTTCACCGCGACGCGTCGGGCTGAAACGCGTGTTTCATCAGCGCGAGGTCGATCGCGCCGAGGACGACCGGGATCGCGGCGAGCCCGAGCACCCACGGCCAGTCGCGATCGAGCCTCACCTCCACGCCCGCCGCGCGCGGCACCTCCTGCGAGAGGAGGAGCACCGCCATGCCGAGCACGAGCCACGCGAACGCACGCCGCAGGAGATCCGGACGCACCCGCCCCGCGAGCGACGCGCCGAGCGCGCTGCCCACCACCGCCGCGCACGTGATCGGCGCCGCGAGCTCGAGATCGATCGACGTCGAGCCGAGGTGCCCGATCAGCGCGGCCGACGAGTTCATCGCGATCACGAGCAGCGAAGTCCCGATCGCGTCGCGCATCGAGAGCGCGCCGAGCAGCACCAGCGCGGGCACGACGACGAAGCCACCGCCCGCGCCCACGAGCCCGGTGAGCGCGCCGACGATCAGCCCCTGCACCACGACCGGCGCCGACCGTCCGCGCTCGGACGTCGGGCGCGCGCGCATCATCGCGCCCGCGGTGACGAGCATCATCGCGCCCAGCCCGAGCAGGAGCACGACGCCCGGCACGAGGTGCGCGGCGCGCCCTCCGCCGTACGCGCCCAGCATGCTCGTCGCGCCGAAGAGCAGCCCGGTCCTCCAGCGCACGCGATCGGCGCGCGCATGAGGAACCAGCGCCGCGAGGCTGGTGACGCCGACGACCACGAGCGACGTCGCGATCGCCTCGTGGGTGCTCCGCCCGAGCACGTACACGAGCACCGGCACCATCAGGATCGAGCCGCCGCCGCCGAGCAGCCCGAGCGAGATGCCGACGAGGATCGCGAGCGCGAGACCGACGACGAGGGACATGACGCAGAGGGCTCGATTGCGACGGGCGTGCCGTGGCCGGAAGCGGCCGCGCCCGCGATCGGTCGCGGGCTCCGGCGGAACCGATCGAAACGTGACGTTTCACCGACCCGCGTCCGGTGAAACGCGTGAGAAACGTCCGTGTGCGTCTGCTCGCAGACCGCGGTGATCACCGTGATGGCACGGCGACTGCGTGGGAGCCTCACGGAGGAGGACCTCGGATGGACTTCGTCTCGTTCGGATGGGCGCTCGCGGGAGGCGTGATGATCGGCGCCGCGGCGGCGCTGCTGCTCGCGCTGAACGGCAAGATCGCGGGCGTCAGCGGCATCCTCGGCGGGCTCGTCGCGCCGCGTCGGGGCGACGTCGCGTGGCGTGCGCTCTTCGTCGTCGGGCTCCTCGCGGGCGGGCTCGTCGCGTTCGTGGTCGCGCCGGAGCGCTTCGACGCGAGCGGGGCGCCCGCGCTCCCGCTGGTCGCGATCGCGGGCGTGCTGGTCGGCGTGGGCACGCGCATCGGCAACGGCTGCACGAGCGGTCACGGCGTGTGCGGCATCAGCCGTCTGGCGCCGCGATCGATCGTCGCGACGCTCGCGTTCATGCTCACCGGCGCGCTCACGGTGCTGGTGGTGCGCTCGCTCGGAGGCGCGTGATGGACGCAGGGACGAAGCGCGGCCTCGTGGCGCTCGCCTCGGGCGCGCTCTTCGCGATCGGCCTCGTGGTGAGCGGGATGACGCAGCCCGCGAACGTGATCGGCTTCCTCGACGTGACCGGCGACTGGCGGCCCGCGCTGATGTTCGTGATGGTCGGCGCGATCGCGGTGAACGCAGCGGTGTACCGGTGGGTGCGCGGCCGGCGCGCGCCGGTGCTCGCGGAGACGTTCTCGCTGCCAACCCAGCGCGACCTCGATGCGCGGCTGATCGCGGGCGCGGCGATCTTCGGCGTCGGCTGGGGGCTCGGCGGCTACTGTCCGGGGCCGGGCGTGACCGCGCTCGCGAGCGGGTCGCTCGAGGCCGTGGTGTTCGTCGGCTCGATGGTCGCGGCGATGTGGGTCGTCGCGCGCATCGAGAAGCGCTGAAACGTCGTTTCACCTGGCTGAAACGACGTTTCACCGTGCGTGAAACGTCGTTTCACAGCGCGCGCAACAAGTACACGCGGCGCACCGACCACGGCATCCAAGCGTCGACCGCGCGCTCCTCGACGACCTCGTGGGCCTCCATCGGCGACATCGCGAGGCGGTAGGGCGCGTCTTCGTTCTCGACGGGCGGGCCCTCGGGGGCGGGGTGGTTGTTCACCTCGAAGCCGCCGTCGATCGAGGTGCGCGCGATCGAGCGCTCGGCGGCGCGCTCGACCAGCGCCCAGCGCGCGCGCTGCCACGCGAGGTAGTCGTGGGTCGCCGCGATCGAGAAGAGCGCGGACGCGACGACGAAGACGCTGCCCAGCGCGAGCACGCGGCGATCGCTCGGAGTCGGCACGATCTCGAGCGCGAGCAGCGCCAGCACGAACGGGAGCTGGCCGAGCAGGTATCGATCGAAGAAGGGCCCGTACACGACCGCGGTGGGCGCGTAGCCGATCAGCGCGGTGAGGAAGAGCGCGATCCAGATCGGCATCTCGCCTTCCCGGAGCGCGCTCCACGCGCGCTTCGCGCGCGCGCGGATCGTGGGCGTCGCTTCGTGCCAACCGAGCCGCGCGCGCAGCGCGCGACCGAGCACCACGAGCATCAGCCACGCTGCGGCCACGCCGATGCCGGTGATCGCGATCCACACGACGTGCGGCGCGCGCGGCGCGTCGCCGTCGAGCGTGTAGGGCCCGATGCCGGTCTCGATCCACACGTTGCCGGTGAGCGGCATCGCGACGCCGATCGCGCCGAGCGCGAGCCCGACGACGAGCGCGCCGAGCGTGCTCGCGATCACCCAGCGACGGCGCGCGATCGCCGCGGCGGCGCCGAGCACGATCGGCAGCGACCACAGGCCCAGATAGACCAGTGAGAGCGACGTGCGCTCGAGCGGATAACGGAGCCCGCGCAGCCGCACGAGCCCGCCGAGCGCCTGCATCAGCTCGACCGACTTCGTGTGATAGAAGGCGGGCAGCCCGATCGTCGCGTCGACGATCTTCTGGAACGCGACCAGCGCGCCCACGACGATCACGAGCGGCACGAGCGCGCTCGCGGCCCATCGCCGTCCGAGCCCGAGCCGCAGCGCGTCGCCGACCGCCCACGCGAGCGGGAGCGCGATGCCGATCTGGCGATCGAGCGTCGCGATCACCGCGAGCATCGTCGCGACGACGCGCCAGCTCGCGCGATCGGTGCGCACCGCGTGCACCCAGGCCGCGCTCGCCGCGATCATCAGCGCGACGAACGGCACGTCGGTCATGAACGAGAACGCGAGCGCGAAGTAGATCGGCGAGAGCGCGAGCGCGCACGCGCCGAGCGCGGCCCACCGCACCGGCGCGCGCAGCGTGCGCAGCAGCGCGTAGGTCGCGAGCAGCCCGAGCCACCCGAGCACGAGCGTCGAGACGCGCATCGCGGTGAACGACACGCCGAAGAGCGCGCAGAACGCTGCGCCCCAGAGCGCCTGGGTGAGCAGCGGCATGCTCTGCCAGTCGGCGAAGCGGAGCGTGCCCTCGTCGACGAGCGCGCGGACCGGCACTGCGTAGCCCCAGTCGTCGTTGAGCGGGAAGTCGCCGTGTGGATCGACGAGCACCGCCGCGCTCCACCACGCGGCGCTGAGCGCTGCGAGCGCGACGAGGTCGGCGAGCGATCTGCCCGATGGAGACGTGCCCCGCGTCGCGTCGGTCATCGCGCGCGGTCGTACCGCGCACGCCGTCGTGCATCAAGCACGGCGCGAGGACGTCACGGCGCGAAGTACTGGTGGAAGAAGTCCCACGCGGCCTGAGTGCCGAACGCGGGCCACACGTGGCCGCCCGCGTGCTGGCAGTAGTGGATGGGTCGCGCGCTCTCGCAGCCGTCGTACGCGGTGCACGGCGCGGGATCGGTCGCCGTCGAGGTCGCGTCGCAGCCGCTGCGATCGCGCCAGAAGTCGCGGAACTGCGCGCGGCCGTCGATCAGCTCCTCGGCGCCGATCGTGATCCACGCGGCGGGCTCTCCGACGCACGCCTCGCGATCGAAGTAGATGACCGCGCCGCCGCTCGCGATCGCGCGGATGTCGTCGCGCATGCACCCGAGCACGCCGCTGAACGAGCCGCCGCCGCTGAAGCCCATCGAGAAGATGCGCGACGTGTCGATGCACAGCGTGCTCTCGAGCTCGTCGATCACGTGGTCGAAGTACGCGAGCTCGACCGGCAGATCGCCGCGCCAGTCGCCTTCGCGCGCCTGCGCCACGAGCACGATCGCCTCTTCGCGCGCGAGCTCGCGGATCGCACGATCGCCCGACGTGCCGTCCCAGTAGCCGGCGTTGCCGCCGTTGGGATGGAGCGCGAGGATCAGCGGCCACGCGCGGTCGCGCGAGTAGCCCTCGGGCAAGCGGAGACGGTAGAGCCGGTCGAGCCCTCCGAGCGTGAAGCGGTGCTCGCCCTCCGCGAGGCCTTCGCCGCTGGTGCATCCAGTGCTGCGCGCGACGTCGGGGCCTGCGTCGGGGTCGCTCGACGCGTCGGGCGCGCTGGCGTCGGGCGGATCGCTCGGCGCGTCGAGCGCGGGCTCGCTCGCGTCGACGGCGCGCTGCGCGTCGACGCCGGCGTCACGTGGATCGTCGCTCGTGATCTCCGGCGAGCATCCGATCAGCAGCACGAGCGAGAGGAGCGAGACGGCACGCATGGGCGCTTTCCAGATTGCACCACGCGTGCCTCGCCGTCGCGGCGATCCGTCCGCGACTCAGCGAGCATTTCCCATGACGGTCTGGTGCGCGACTGCGACCGCGCGGTCGCAGCCAGCGCACTGCGTGCTCCGCTCAGGGCGTGTTCGCGTCGCCCCAGCCGACCTCGAGCCCGCTCGCGTCGACGCCTGCCGCGGTGAGGATCGCGGTCGGATCGTAGACGAACGACGAGGTCCCGAAGTTGATCGTCCAGTCGAGCGCGGGCGCGACGCTGCTCGTCGGGTTCGCGTAGAGCATCGGGTAGAGCGGCACCCAGACGTCGTCGAGGATCAGCGTCTCCTGGATGACGCCGTTGATGATCACGTACACGACCGGGTTCTGCCCGCGGTAGTCGACCGCGAGACCGTAGGTGCTCGCGGAGCTGTCCCACGCGCTCTGCCACACGAGGTTGCGCCACGTGCCGCCGAGCGTGTTCACCGACATCGAGTACGGCACGCGACCGAACTCGTACGGATCGAGATCGCCGTCGGCGGTCACCAGGCCCATGCCGATGTTCGAGGGCGGGACCTGACGCGTCGCCTCGAAGTACCAGAACTGGCCGTAGATCGGCTGGTTCGCGCGGATGCCGTACTTGTCGAAGCCGTCGAAGCGCGCGCCGAGCCCGTTCGGCGCGACGGTGACGCCCTGGCCGGTGAGCGCGTCCGGCGTGAGCACGACCGGATCGAATTGGGCCAGCGTGCCGGTGACGGTGACCATGATCGTGCGCGTCGTGGTGACCTCGTACGAGTCGGTCGCGGTCACGACGATCGGATGACGGCCCACCGTGGTCGGCGTGAACGAGAACGTCGCGCCGGTGCCGGTGGTGCGCGCATGGCGCTGCGTCGCGACGTCCTCCCAGGTGATCGTCGACGTGAGCGTGCCGTCCTCGGCGTCCGTCGCGCTCGCGGTGAGGGTCACCGGCGTGCCCACCGCGACCGAGAGGCTCGGCGACGTCGTGAGCACCGGCGCCGTGCTGACGGCGCGCGCGCGCGTCTGGCCCCAGCCCATCACGAGCGCGCTCGCGGCCGACGTCGCGCCTGCCGCGGTGAGCGCGTCGCGCACGCCGTTCGCGGTGAAGTGGAACGGATGGTTCGTCGTGTCGTTGCCCGGGTTGATCCGCATCTGCCAGCGGAGCTCGTAGCGCTCACCGCTGTAGAAGATGTAGAGCGGCGTGGTGACCGCCATCGTGCACGACTGCTTCACGTACGGAGCCCCGGCGCCGTCGTCGAGCAGCACGTGCACGATCGGCGAGGTGCCGCGGTAGTCGACGACGAAGCCGAAGAAGCGCTCGCTGCGCGAGAACCAAGGCGTCCCGCCGGTGCAGGTGCTGCCGTTGCTCTCGATGCCGCCGCCGGTGATCGCGCCGAGCGACTGCGCGGTCGCGCCCGCGACGTTGCCGAGAACCTCGGCCGCCGTCGCGACGCCCGCGCCGTACACCGAGCCGCGCCCGATCAGGCGCTCCGACTCGAAGTAGAAGACGCCCGAGCCGGGCATCACCGCGCGGTTCGAGCGCACGCCGCCGCGCGTCGGCCAGCTCTCGACCGAGAGTCGATCGGCCGAGAGGCTCACGCCGGGCGAGATGTCGGTCGTGCTGAAGCGCACCGGCTGGAAGTCGTCGACGGTGATCGTCTGGCTCGCGGTCGCGGTCAGGCTGTTCGCGTCGCGCACTTCCTGGATGACCGTGTACGTGCCCGAGGCCGCGTAGGTGTGCGTGCTCGCGCTGACGAAGCCGCCGCCGTCGCCCCAGTCGTAGCGAGTCTGGGTGATCGCGGCGCTGCCGGGCGTCGCGCTGCTCGTCGCGGTGACGGTCAGCGGCGCGGCCGCGCTCGGCGGCGGGATCGAGAAGCCCGCGGTGGGCGCGACCACGCACACGCCGCTCACGCAGTGCGCGCTCGCGCAGTCACCGTTCGCCGTGCACGAGTCGCCCTCGGCGCAGTCGGGGCACGTCGCGCCGCCGCAGTCGGTGTCGGTCTCGGTGCCGTTCTGCACGCCGTCGGTGCAGGTCGGCGCGCTGCAGACGTTCGCGGTGCAGACGCCGCTGACGCAGTCGCTCGCGCTCGCGCATCCACCGCCGGTGGCGCAGTCGACGCAGGTACCGCCGCCGCAGTCGGTGCCGGTCTCGGCGCCGTTGCGCACTCCGTCGTTGCACGCGGGCGCGGCGCAGACGTTCGCGGTGCAGACGCCGCTGACGCAGTCGCTCGCGCTCGCGCATCCGCCGCCGGTGCCGCAGTCGACGCAGGCACCGCCGCCGCAGTCGGTGCCGGTCTCGGCGCCGTTGCGCACTCCGTCGTTGCACGCGGGCGCGGCGCAGACGTTCGCGGTGCAGACGCCGCTGACGCAGTCGCTCGCGCTCGCGCATCCGCCGCCGGTGCCGCAGTCGACGCAGGCACCGCCGCCGCAGTCGGTGCCGGTCTCGGCGCCGTTGCGCACTCCGTCGTTGCACGCGGGCGCGGCGCAGACGTTGCCGGTGCACACGCCGCTCATGCAGTCGCCGGGCCCTGCGCATCCACCGCCCGTGCCGCAGTCGCCGCAGGTGCCGCCGCCGCAGTCGACGCCGGTCTCGCTGCCGTTCTCCACTCCGTCGTTGCAGGTGGGCGCCGCGCACGCGTTCGCGCTGCACACGCCGCTCTCGCAGTCGTCTCCGTCGCTGCAGCCGTCGCCCTGGCCGCACGCGGGGCAGCTGCCGCCGCAGTCGACGTCGGTCTCGGTGCCGTTGTCGACTCCGTCGGTGCACGACGGCACCGCGCACACGTTCGCCGCGCTGCACACGCCGCTCGCGCAGTCGCCGCCGACCGCGCAGCCCTCACCGTCGTCGCAGTCGCCGCACGGACCGCCGCAGTCGACGTCCGTCTCGCCTGCGTTCTGCACTCCGTCGACGCAGCTCGCGCTGACGCAGGTGCCGGTGCCGTCGCACACGCCGCTCTCGCAGTCGTCGCCGTCGCCGCAGCCCTCGCCGTCCTCGCACGGATCGCAGTCGCCGCCGCAGTCGACGTCGGTCTCGGTGCCGTTCTCGACCCCGTCGTCGCATGCGGGCGCGGCGCACACGTTCGACTCGCACACGCCGCTCACGCAGTCGCCGCCGGTCGTGCATGCGCCGCCGGTGTCGCAGTGCGGGCACGCACCGCCGCAGTCGACGTCGGACTCGGTGCCGTTCGTGATCTCGTCGTCGCACGCGGGCGCGAGGCACTGTCCCGCATCGCTGCACGACAGGCTCACGCAGTCGTCGCCGTCGTCGCACGCCGCGCCGACCGCGCAGCCCGGGCAGCTGCCGCCGCAGTCGACGTCGGTCTCGTCGCCGTTCGCGACCTCGTCGTCGCACGTCGGCGCGACGCACACGTTCTCCTCGCACACGCCGCTCGCGCAGTCGGTCGCGATCGCGCAGGTCGCGCCGAGCGCGCACGCGGCGCAGCTGCCGCCGCAGTCGACGTCGGTCTCGGTGCCGTTCAGCACGGTGTCGGCGCAGCTCGCCGCGACGCACGTGTCGTCGCCGCACACGCCGCTCGCGCAGTCGGTCGCGGCCTCGCACGCGCGGCCGTCGTCGCACGGATCGCACTCGGGGCCGCCGCAGTCGACGTCGGTCTCGTCGCCGTCGGTGCGGCCGTCGTCGCAGCTCGGGGTCGCACAGACACCGGAGACGCAGAGCGCGCTCGCGCAGTCGCGATCCGCCGTGCACGCCGTGCCGTTCGGGCATCCGGTGCACTCACCGCCGCAGTCGACGGCGATCTCTCCGCCGTTGCGCACACCGTCGGTGCACGTCGCGGCTTGAGGCGCGTCGACGCAGCTCCCGGCGTCGCATCGTGGCCCTGCGGCGTCCGGATCGATGCCGACGCGATCCATCTCGCAGGCGCCGAGCGCGAGCGCGAAGAGGAGCCACGGCGGCAGCGCGCTGGAGAAAGAGGAGACCGGCCGACGACGTGCGGAATCTGACGCGCGATGCACGTCGCGAGTCTACACGCGCACTGTGGAGATTGCCCCTCGACGGATTCGCGAGTGTGTATGTCGACGTGAGGCGAAGTCGATTGCGACTCTACACGTCGCGTCGCCGCGACGTTCGACTCACGTGCTGGCCGGGCTCATGGTCGCGGGTATGAGCGTCGCGCACATCCGTGATCGTCTCGTCGAGCTCGTCCGCGCCTGCGAAGCGGGCCACACGCTCGACGCGATCGAGCGCTTCTACGCCGAGGACGTCGTCGTCTTCGAGAACTACGAGCGCGCGCGCTCGGGCCGCGCCGCGTGCGTCGAGTACGAGCGCGCCGCGCTCGCCGAGCAGCCGCGACCGCCGAAGCTCGTCGCGCGCGCGATGGCCGCGGACGAGGCGAGCGGCGTGTCGTTCGTCGAGTGGGTGATCCGCTTCGTCGGACGCGACGGACGTCCGATGCGCCTCGAGGAGGTCGCGGTGCAGCGCTGGTCCGGCGGAGCGATCGTCGAAGAGCGCTTCTTCTACGAGGGCGCGATCGACGAAGGCGAGCCCTGATCGAGAGTGCGCTCAGCGCCCGGTCGCGAGCCGCGTCGGCTCTCCTTCGCGCGGCTGATCGCCGCGCAGCACGCGGTTCGCGAGGCGGCGCATCGCGCGCAGCAGGCTCGCGCCTTCGCTCCAGCCGCCGCCCGCGCCGTGCCCGTCGGCGAGCGGCATGAAGATGTTGCCGTCGCTCACCGGCGCTTGGTCGTCGCGGATCGTGACGCGGTCCATCACCGCGCCGATCACGCGCTCGCTGAGGCCGGGCGCGAGCAGGTGCTGCCACGAGAGCACGCGCCCCGCGTTGCCTGCGTAGGCGACGCGCCTCGGTCGCTCCGCGAGCGACACGATCGTGCGCGCGACGCGCTCGGGCGGATACACCGGCGGCGGCGGCTCGACGACGTGCCCGGTGTAGTTCGCGGAGTGCTGCCAGAGCGGCGTGTCGATCGCCGCCGGCAGCGCGGTGCACACCTCGATGCCGGAGCCGACGAGCTCCTGTCGCAGGCAGTCCGAGAGCGCCTGGATCGCGTGCTTCGACATCACGTATGCGCTCATGTACGGCTGCGTGAGGCGCGCGAGGATCGACGCGTTGTTGATCAGAACGCCGCCGCCCGCGCGCCGCAGCCGCGGCAGCGCGGCGCGCGCGCCGTGCACGTAGCCGAGCAGGTTCACGTCGATCACGCGCCGGAACGCGTCGTACGGCGTGTCCTCGAAGCGCCCGAACACCGCGACCGCCGCGTTGTTGACCCACACGTCGATGCGGCCGAACGCGTCGACCGCACGCGACGCGAGGTGCTCGACCGCTTCGAGCTCGGTCACGTCGGTGGGCACGACGAGCGCGCGCCCGCCCGCGCGCTCGCACTCTCGCGCGACGTCGTCGAGCGCCGCCTCGCGACGCGCTGCGAGCACCACGCGCGCACGCCGGGCCGCGAACGCGCGCGCGGTCGCGCGACCGATGCCGCTCGATGCGCCGGTGATCACGACGACCGCGTCCTGCACCTTCCTCGTCATGCGCGCGACGTCGCAGAACGCGGGCCAACACGAGCGCACACCAGGACCACGATCCGAGCGCGCGGGCACGATCGCGCCCGTGGCGCGCCGCCTCGCGCGCGCCGCGCAGCGCGGGCGCGTGCATCGACGGGCCGCGGCGCGGTATGAAGGCGCGCGGTGACCGAGCTCTTCGCACCCGTGGTCTCGATCGCGAAGACGCAGCGCGGCCGCTTCTTCTGGGCGGCGTGGTGGACCGAGCCGCCCGCGCTGCACCCGTTCCGCAAGCCCGACGCGTCGAACGGCGGCGCGAGCACGTACGAAGAGGCGAAGCAGGACGCGGAGCGCGTCGCGGCGCGCGCGTTGGTCGAGGTCGACGCGCGATGGGCGCGCGCGTGCGTGCGGGTGATGCGCGGGATGCCGCCGTTCACGCCGTCGGAGCTGCGCGCTGCGCGCGAGGGAGCGAGCGAGCACGTGCGCGCGCGGCGTGCGCCCGTGGGCGCGCCGCAGAGCCTGTGGTCAGTGCTCGGCGTCGATCCGAAGGCGACGGTCGCGGAGATCAAGCGCGCCTATCGCGCGCGCGCGCTCGAGACGCACCCCGATCAGGGCGGCGATCCCGACGCGTTCCGCGCGCTGCACGCCGCCTACGAGCGCGCGATCGCGCGCCGTGACAAGCAGGCGAAGCGACCGAAGAAGCGCGCGCCCGAGTGAGACATCGCGAGACGTGTGCGGCGAGAGCGCGGCGCG includes:
- a CDS encoding MBL fold metallo-hydrolase: MLFRQLFDHESSTYTYLLADERTREAVIIDPVLEQVERDVALVRDLELELRYALDTHVHADHVTALGTLRERLGCRTVLSERAGVGCADVLVKDGDRIRFGAHEFEVRETPGHTSGCLTYVTGDHTMAFTGDALLIRGSGRTDFQQGDAPTLYRSVHEKLFTLPDTTLVYPGHDYKGRTVTSIGEEKRLNPRLGGGRGEAEFVAIMAKLQLAYPKKIDVALPANLACGVPRGVPATPEPIEAPRWAPVETSAGGIPELAPEWIATHPGAARLVDVREPSEFVGELGHVPGSELVPLATIEREAQSWDRGAPIVAICRSGGRSGKAALQLRALGFGRVASMRGGMTAWNAQRLPIDRGGSAREDATQSS
- a CDS encoding sulfite exporter TauE/SafE family protein, yielding MSLVVGLALAILVGISLGLLGGGGSILMVPVLVYVLGRSTHEAIATSLVVVGVTSLAALVPHARADRVRWRTGLLFGATSMLGAYGGGRAAHLVPGVVLLLGLGAMMLVTAGAMMRARPTSERGRSAPVVVQGLIVGALTGLVGAGGGFVVVPALVLLGALSMRDAIGTSLLVIAMNSSAALIGHLGSTSIDLELAAPITCAAVVGSALGASLAGRVRPDLLRRAFAWLVLGMAVLLLSQEVPRAAGVEVRLDRDWPWVLGLAAIPVVLGAIDLALMKHAFQPDASR
- a CDS encoding YeeE/YedE family protein, encoding MDFVSFGWALAGGVMIGAAAALLLALNGKIAGVSGILGGLVAPRRGDVAWRALFVVGLLAGGLVAFVVAPERFDASGAPALPLVAIAGVLVGVGTRIGNGCTSGHGVCGISRLAPRSIVATLAFMLTGALTVLVVRSLGGA
- a CDS encoding DUF6691 family protein: MDAGTKRGLVALASGALFAIGLVVSGMTQPANVIGFLDVTGDWRPALMFVMVGAIAVNAAVYRWVRGRRAPVLAETFSLPTQRDLDARLIAGAAIFGVGWGLGGYCPGPGVTALASGSLEAVVFVGSMVAAMWVVARIEKR
- a CDS encoding glycosyltransferase family 39 protein: MTDATRGTSPSGRSLADLVALAALSAAWWSAAVLVDPHGDFPLNDDWGYAVPVRALVDEGTLRFADWQSMPLLTQALWGAAFCALFGVSFTAMRVSTLVLGWLGLLATYALLRTLRAPVRWAALGACALALSPIYFALAFSFMTDVPFVALMIAASAAWVHAVRTDRASWRVVATMLAVIATLDRQIGIALPLAWAVGDALRLGLGRRWAASALVPLVIVVGALVAFQKIVDATIGLPAFYHTKSVELMQALGGLVRLRGLRYPLERTSLSLVYLGLWSLPIVLGAAAAIARRRWVIASTLGALVVGLALGAIGVAMPLTGNVWIETGIGPYTLDGDAPRAPHVVWIAITGIGVAAAWLMLVVLGRALRARLGWHEATPTIRARAKRAWSALREGEMPIWIALFLTALIGYAPTAVVYGPFFDRYLLGQLPFVLALLALEIVPTPSDRRVLALGSVFVVASALFSIAATHDYLAWQRARWALVERAAERSIARTSIDGGFEVNNHPAPEGPPVENEDAPYRLAMSPMEAHEVVEERAVDAWMPWSVRRVYLLRAL
- a CDS encoding alpha/beta hydrolase family esterase; protein product: MRAVSLLSLVLLIGCSPEITSDDPRDAGVDAQRAVDASEPALDAPSDPPDASAPDASSDPDAGPDVARSTGCTSGEGLAEGEHRFTLGGLDRLYRLRLPEGYSRDRAWPLILALHPNGGNAGYWDGTSGDRAIRELAREEAIVLVAQAREGDWRGDLPVELAYFDHVIDELESTLCIDTSRIFSMGFSGGGSFSGVLGCMRDDIRAIASGGAVIYFDREACVGEPAAWITIGAEELIDGRAQFRDFWRDRSGCDATSTATDPAPCTAYDGCESARPIHYCQHAGGHVWPAFGTQAAWDFFHQYFAP
- a CDS encoding PKD domain-containing protein yields the protein MDRVGIDPDAAGPRCDAGSCVDAPQAATCTDGVRNGGEIAVDCGGECTGCPNGTACTADRDCASALCVSGVCATPSCDDGRTDGDETDVDCGGPECDPCDDGRACEAATDCASGVCGDDTCVAASCADTVLNGTETDVDCGGSCAACALGATCAIATDCASGVCEENVCVAPTCDDEVANGDETDVDCGGSCPGCAVGAACDDGDDCVSLSCSDAGQCLAPACDDEITNGTESDVDCGGACPHCDTGGACTTGGDCVSGVCESNVCAAPACDDGVENGTETDVDCGGDCDPCEDGEGCGDGDDCESGVCDGTGTCVSASCVDGVQNAGETDVDCGGPCGDCDDGEGCAVGGDCASGVCSAANVCAVPSCTDGVDNGTETDVDCGGSCPACGQGDGCSDGDDCESGVCSANACAAPTCNDGVENGSETGVDCGGGTCGDCGTGGGCAGPGDCMSGVCTGNVCAAPACNDGVRNGAETGTDCGGGACVDCGTGGGCASASDCVSGVCTANVCAAPACNDGVRNGAETGTDCGGGACVDCGTGGGCASASDCVSGVCTANVCAAPACNDGVRNGAETGTDCGGGTCVDCATGGGCASASDCVSGVCTANVCSAPTCTDGVQNGTETDTDCGGATCPDCAEGDSCTANGDCASAHCVSGVCVVAPTAGFSIPPPSAAAPLTVTATSSATPGSAAITQTRYDWGDGGGFVSASTHTYAASGTYTVIQEVRDANSLTATASQTITVDDFQPVRFSTTDISPGVSLSADRLSVESWPTRGGVRSNRAVMPGSGVFYFESERLIGRGSVYGAGVATAAEVLGNVAGATAQSLGAITGGGIESNGSTCTGGTPWFSRSERFFGFVVDYRGTSPIVHVLLDDGAGAPYVKQSCTMAVTTPLYIFYSGERYELRWQMRINPGNDTTNHPFHFTANGVRDALTAAGATSAASALVMGWGQTRARAVSTAPVLTTSPSLSVAVGTPVTLTASATDAEDGTLTSTITWEDVATQRHARTTGTGATFSFTPTTVGRHPIVVTATDSYEVTTTRTIMVTVTGTLAQFDPVVLTPDALTGQGVTVAPNGLGARFDGFDKYGIRANQPIYGQFWYFEATRQVPPSNIGMGLVTADGDLDPYEFGRVPYSMSVNTLGGTWRNLVWQSAWDSSASTYGLAVDYRGQNPVVYVIINGVIQETLILDDVWVPLYPMLYANPTSSVAPALDWTINFGTSSFVYDPTAILTAAGVDASGLEVGWGDANTP
- a CDS encoding nuclear transport factor 2 family protein encodes the protein MLAGLMVAGMSVAHIRDRLVELVRACEAGHTLDAIERFYAEDVVVFENYERARSGRAACVEYERAALAEQPRPPKLVARAMAADEASGVSFVEWVIRFVGRDGRPMRLEEVAVQRWSGGAIVEERFFYEGAIDEGEP